A segment of the Picrophilus oshimae DSM 9789 genome:
TTTATAAATATCTCCTTCATTTTTTCCCTGGATGACATCCATGTATCGAGATTGCTTGAAAATCTTCCGGTTGCAATGTTATGATATCCTGGATCTATATAATCCGGGCCAACCTTAAAGGGCTGCACCCTTAATCTTCTGGAAAGGGCACGCATTATACCTATTGATATCGTTGTCTTTCCGGATGAGCTTGAAGGGGCTCCTATTACAATGCTATTTATCCTCATCATTATCACTGAATATTGATACCGTTACATTTTTAAATACCATCTTTTCAATTAACATTTTTCCATGGTTTGATGATAAATAGGCCGATGCCGTTGAAACTGAATATGCACCGATGTATTTATACACATCGCCGTTGATTATGCCCGTGCTGTTAAGTTCTTCATTTTTATAAAAGATTGCATCGCATTTTATTTTTTTTATTAAATCGTTTAATGGCGCAGATCCCCTTTTTATATCTATAGTTGCTATGCGCTTAATTGCATTAAATGATGCATTTATGCTCCTTAATGCTGCATCAATAGCGTTAAAAAGATTATTATAATCTGCATCACTTGAAAAGCCGATTCCAATGCAAAGATCCCTTTTTAACAGTATTAAATCATTTGGCCCGGGTTTTATATCCCTTCTGGTTATTATTATTCTGCCATGAAAATCATCGATGTTTTCCTTAACATTATCAGGAAATCTTAAATTTGAATTGCATTCATCGATTAAAAGCATGTTCTTTCCAGAGATAATATCATATGAGATCGATGCAATGTTTCCATTAACAATGATGTTTTTATTTTTTATTATCTCCTCTATTGATTCAACGTTGTTTGCCTCAGATGCCGTTGTTATCACAGGCTGATTGTTTATGCATTTTGATATAATAACTGATAAATTATTCGCTATTCTATGCCCGGATAAAAGACTTATAGTGAATCTGCCGGCATCATCTATAACTATTATACCAGGGTCGGTATACTTGCTTTTTATATACCTTGATATTATTCTTACAACTGCGCCAAGTGCCACCGTGTATATTATTGCATCATATTTATTGAAGATCTCCCTGGTTATATCATTAATTGATAAAAAGCCATTGTCTGAGAGCCTCCTGCCCTGATAAATATCAATGTCAATGCATTTTGATATGTCTTTTAATATTTTTATGCCATTCTCTGTTATTGCTATGCCGGCAATCCTCATGATATCACATTTCCTGACATATCAAATATAATGACATCAATATTGATATTAGATATCCTTCTTAAATTGATTTTCGCAAGCTCTGCCATTAATTTAAATAATCCATCATCCGTGAATTCATCAACCAGTGCATTTACTGTATTTGAATTTTTTATTATTTCTGCATTTTTTATATTTATGCTTAATGCCATCTTATATATAAAATCAAAGTCCACACCAGAGTTCCTGCTTGATGTATCCTCCATGCCCCTGGCAAGCTTTGATGCCTTTCCAGGCATGCATGCTATTATAATATTCTTTATGCCATTCTCCGCAGCGCGTCTTACGGAGAAGCCTATAAAATCGCCAACGTCTATGCACGGGTACCTGTCATTAAATAATTTTCTCGCGTATTCCTCGGTTCTTGAACCCGTTGTCAGTATCACGGTATCATAATTTGATTTAATAGCAACACGCATTGCAAGGACTATGCTTGCACGCCACGATGCTGCCGAGTATGGCACAACAATGCCCGTTGTTCCAAGTATTGATATGCCGCCAATGATTCCAAGCTTTGGGTTACATGTTTTTAATGCGACCTTATCTCCTCCGGGAGCCGATATTATAATTTTTAATCCTGATGAAATATTCAATTCTGATAGTGTTTCCATGGCCGTGTTTTTTATCATTCTCATTGGCACCGGATTTATCGCCGCATTGCCTGGTTTTACAGGAAGACCTTCTTTTGTGACGCGGCCTATGCCCTCACCGCCATCAACGTATATTCCCGAATCGGTAAATGAAACCTTTGAATATATAACAAGCCCTGTTGTAACATCCGGGTCATCCCCGCCATCCTTTACAACGGATGCCATTGCATAATCTTCCTTTATCTCAACATCATTTATATTAATTATCGCATTTTTCTTTGATGGTAATTTTACCTCGACACTTTTTAATTTTCTGCCGGTGGCAAGGGCTATTATTGCAGCCCTGGTTGCTGCGGTTGCACATGTGCCAGTTGTGTATCCATACCTAGGCATGAAGCTCACCTATTATTCCATTCATTAATGCTGCAGCCATTGGGGAACCACCTTTTCTGGAAATGTTTGTTATCAACGGTATTTCGCAGGATAAAAGATCAATCTTTGATTCAAGTGCTGATACAAAGCCGACGGGCGTTGCTATGACAAGCGATGGCCTTAGGCCTTTTTTCACCTCCTCGATCAATGACATAAGTGCTGTTGGCGCATCACCTATAACATAGATTGCATCTTTATAAATTGATGCGGCCTTCTTTATTGAAAGATATGACCTTGAAAGCCCGGTCATTTTTGATTTTAAAAGGACATCGTCGTCATTTATTAGGCATACCTTTCTATTATACCTTGTTATCCCTGACATTACCATGTTAACATCTGTTACTATAAACCTGTTTAATCTTAAGGCGTTAATGCCATTATTTAATGGATCGTTCTTAAAAACAATCGTTTTAAATACATCAAGATCTCCGGTTGCATGAACCGCACGGGCCTTTATTCTGTTCTCTTTACTATCATCTATGCCAAGGCTATTATAGATTATTTCAAGGCTTTTCCTGTAAATTTCCCCTGGATTTAACATTGTATACCACTTTTATGATTTCATTAATATCGTTGTAAACGTTTTTATATTCCATGTTATCCCTTTTTAATATAAGAATTTTAATACCCTTTTCAAGCGCGGCCTTTATTTTTTCTATGTCACCGTTATCCTTTGTAACGAGGCATTCTATATTATAATTGTTCATTATTGCAAGCTCTAACTCGTATGTAAATGGGCCCTCCATTGCTATTATATTTTTTTCAGGAATGCCAATATTAATTAATCTTTCTATATTTTCAGGCCTTGGAAGGACCCTAATAATAATGTTCTTTTTATCAATTACATTTTTTATATAATCAATATTTTTTATTCCGGTTGTTATTAGTGCTCGACATTTCATTCTGTTTAAACAATCTGCTATCTCATCATAGCTTGAAAATGTTGATGTGCTTTCATATAATATCGATGGCCTTTCATATCTTATATAATCTATACCAAGCTCCTCGGAGACTGTCATTGCGGTTCTGCTTATGCTGTATGCAAATGGATGTGATGCATCTATTATTAAATCTATGTTTTTCTCCTTTAGTAAATTCATCATTTCATTAATATCAAGAGGGCCCTTTACAGCATCTATGCCAAGATCTGAGAGTTTTTTAATACCCTCATCGGTAACGGCGCTTGATATAATGTAATTGTCATGCCTCAATCTTTTTATTATAAACCTTGAATCCGATGTTCCATTGATTATGTATATACGCCTCAAAAATGATACCTCCCGTATATAAAAGAGACCATTGAAAAGATTAATATTAAAATAAATATAATATTTATTATGAAAATAAAATTGGATATGTTTAAATATTTTTATCCATGATTTTTTTAAAAGAAATTTTAAATGGCCGATAAATATATTTTAATAAATTTTTTGTATTGTATTTATAAATCATGGATACAGGGTTTATTAAAAAAATATAATTAGTTATTATAAATAACCATTTATGGATTACTACATGGAAGGCGAGGAAAAATTTGGAATGTTAACAACGATGTTCTATAATTCAATTGCATGGCGCCTGCTAAAAAAGTTATATAAATTTTCAATTAACAGGCTTGACGGCCTTTCACCATCAACGATAATGGATATCGGTGCAGGTCCTGGAAGGTTCTCATTAATGGTTGCAAAAAAATTTCCGGGGGCAAGGATTTACTGCGTTGATCCATCGCCATACATGGTTGAGACCGAAAGGAAGCTGTTTAAAAAGAATAATATCAATGCAGTGTGCGTGCAGGGTAGCAGCCGTGAGGTGCCATTAAATGAAAAATTTGATTTGATAATAACCTCGCTTTCCTATCACCACTGGCTTGAAAAGGAGAAAAGCCTTGATTATTTATCATCACTTTTAAATATTAACGGAAGTATCTTCATCTTTGAATTTTTAAGAGAATCTTATAAATCGCCTTTTCAGTTCATGTACCGTGAGCATTCATTATCAATAAACGATGCAAAGAACATACATTTAAAGAACTGTGAGACCATGATCGATACCGATAAGAATTTTATAGCTGTTAAAATAACCAGAACCCTTTAAGTAATATTTTATTATATATCATCCATGGAAGCCTGCATGATCGATTACCAGGGTGAAATAATATGCATAGATCCTGGACTGCCGTTGATGCATGTGCTTGGTAAAAAATACACAATGCTTATACTTGGTGTTATAGGTAATAATGATACAAGAAAGAACTTTAATGATATATATAAATCGATACCTGGGGCAAGCAGGAGGATAATAGCAAACAGGCTATCCGAGCTCTTGAGAATGAATGTAATAAAAAGGGTAAACGGCAATGTCACATACTATGAATTAACCGATCTTGGTAAAAAAATAAGATCTGGAATAGTATGCTTTCTAAAATCGCTCACATGAACATTGATATTCTATTTCTTACATCATCAGATACCTTTTTAAGCGCAAGATCAATCATCTCAAGGTCCCTCTCCCTTATAAAATCAGGAACCTCTGAGTTTGCCTTCATTCTGAGTTTTATAAAATTTTTTAGATCCTCATCACTGAATTTCGAGATTATTGACATGTTTGTGACACATAATTTGACATAATTGTCATCGGTAACCTTTCTCAGCTCTATTAAAAAGCTTTTTAACGTATTAACAATATCATCGTCATTATAATCTTTTATTGAGTTCAGAACATCTTTCATTTCCCGCTCCATGTCCGGGGGTTTCATCTCCGATATCTCGACTATGCTCTTCATGGCTTTTAATAATAAATTATCTTTAAAATTATTTTTGGTTTTAAAATTATTATATTTATAAATTTTTATTAGAGACCTAAATTTCAATATATTTTAATTTTTTTTTATTTAATATAATATTTATAATTTTAATGCAAAAACTTTTATTTAAATTAAAAATACGTATTTAATGGAGATTTCGTATTACATTGTTAGAATGCCCTTAAAAAATCCATTTACAACAAGTTTTGGCACCGATATATACCGGGAATCAATAATATTCAGGTTAAGTGAAAATGGAATAACAGCATATTCAGAATGCGTGAGCGATCACGATCCATTCTACAGCTATGAAGATAATACAACAGCAATGCATATAATATCAGAATATCTTATAAAATCTCTTAAGAACCTTCCAGAACCGGAGGAATTTTTAAAGAGTGTATCATATATAAAGGGCCATAATATGGCAAAGGCTGCCCTGGAAATGCTTTTATATGATTACCATGCAAGGTTAAATAAAAAGAGCCTTGCAGACTATCTTGGGCAAAACAGGGGATATGCAATACCTGGAATATCAATAGGCATCGATAAGATAGATAAAATGCTTGAAAGAATAGACGAGGCAGTAAAAATGGGGTATAACAGAATAAAGGTCAAGATAAAAAAGGGGCTTGAGAATGAGATATTAAAAAGCATACGTGATGTTTATCCGGATATAAGTTTAAGCGCCGATGCAAATTCTGATTATACTTTTAACGATATTGAATTATTAAAATCACTTGACCGGTACAATCTTGTTTACATAGAGCAGCCCCTCTGCTACGATGATTTAATATACCATTCAAAACTTTCCAGGGAGATCTCAACACCAATATGCCTTGATGAATCAATAACCTCATCAAAGCGTGCGGAAAAGGCCTTCGAGATTGGAGCATGCTCTGTAATAAACATAAAACCAGGGCGTGTTTCCGGGCTTACAGAATCAATAAAAATTGCAAGAATAGCCATGGAGAATAATGGTCATGCATGGGTTGGCGGCATGCTCGAAACCGGTATAGGCAGGGCCTATAACATGGCCCTGGCGGCAAACAACCTTATAGATTATCCTGGTGATACATCACCAAATGCAAGGTATTACAGTGAAGATCTTGTTAAGAATCCGTTTACAATGGATAATGGCATTATAAGCATCGATTTAAAAAGGCCCGGAACCGGTATAGACGTGGATTCAAATGCATTGAAAAAATATACAATTGATTCCGGAAAATTTGAGATATAATTATTAATTTTAATATTTTTAAAGATTAAGCTATCTATAGAATTATATATCCTTATGACATTTTCTTATAAGTGATGCAATGGGTTATTTTCAGTACAGACTTTTTACCATTGAAAAGTATAATAACACAATAAGGCGCCTTAGCCTGATGCCGAGGTATGTTCTTATCGCCCTGATAATCTTTATGACGTTATCATCATTCTTTGTATACATTATAATAATAAGGATACATATATATAACAACAATCTTAGGCTAATAACGCTGCTATGGCTCATACCAATGCCATTTATAATAATAAACTTTCTATACTTTTTAAGGCTGCCAGGTGAGGATTTTAGAATACACAGGGTTATAGGCAGCTGCAGGCCTGTAATATTTCAAATAACAACTCTTGGGTTTAATTACAAATCTGTTATTGAAACTGTAAAATCGGTTGATTACTGGTATAATAAACTTTTATCCGAGCATAGAATAGAGTTTGAATCCGAGATCTGGGTGGTTATAGAACCCGATGGCTATAAGAAAAACAAAAGGTATTTCTCAGAAATAGAAAAGATGGCAAGGTTTATAGTCGTTCCCGAGGATTATAAAACCTTAAATAAAACCACCGGCAAGGCAAGGGCGCTCCAGTATGCCTGTGATATTAGAAAAAGGGATGCCTGGATATACCACCAGGACGAGGAGACCATGGTTGGCGAGGATACAATATTGGGCATAGATGAATTTATAAAGACGCATAAGACCGGTGTTGGTGTTGGCATAATATTATACCCGCAGAACTTCAACGGCAGGCCATCACAGATGCAGGAGCTATCAAGAAGCTACATGGATATAATGAGCATATTCTCACAGAGGAGCGAGAGGAACATGCTTGTTGGATTTCACGGATCACATATAATATTATCATCGGATATAGAGGATTCCATAGGCTGGGATTTTGGCAATAGATCAACCGCAGAGGATTTAAACTTTGAGAATGCTGTTAGAAGGAGATATAAAAACGTTTTTTATTTATTAAAGGGTTTTGCATATGAAAAGGCAGCGCTCTGCAAGATGGATCAGCTTAGACAGAGGCGCCGCTGGATACGGGGCATAATGGAATCAATTCTAAGAAAGGATATAAGCAGGATCAGAAAAACGGTGATGATCTTTCAGCTAATATCATGGTTTTCAGCAGCGCTTTCACTGTTTCTTTTCGTGCTTGTAATAATATACAAATTTTCTATAATAATACCTGAGCTTGCCTTTTTATCACCATTTATATGGTTTCTCATGTTAATACAGTACTATTCAGGTTACTCCATGCACAGGCAGTACATAAAAAAGCTGAGCATCTACGTTTTAATAAAAAACGGATTAATCGGGGCCTTTGTTGATATGATATCGCCCTGGTACGCGATATTAAGGTTAAAATACACACCAAAGAAGGATTTTATAAAAAAAGATGTTTAGTATTTTAAATTTTTAATTATATCATCAACGGTTGAAACCATAACAACGCTTGATAAAGACTTTAATGCAGCCTCATGGCCATCCCTTGATGATGAGGAGCATGCATCAGATGCAACTATTGTGTAGTATCCAAGGTTTCCTGCATCCCTGGCACTTGATTCAACACCGATCTCCGTTGCTATTCCTGCAAATATAATAGTCTCTATTTTTGCGGCCTTAAGCATGTTGTCAAAGATTGTGCCGATGAATATGCTTGCGGTGTGCTTGTTTAAAACGTAATCGTTCTCTTTTGGCCTTAATTCATCATATATCTCGGCCTCACTTGATCCTGGTGCCATAAAAACAGGCAATTTCTCAGGATCATCAACATGAAATCTCATCATATAGGATGATATCATTGCCGGTGACATGTATTCCTTCGGCAGGGGCGTAATCTTTGTGTAGAGAACCTTCATGCCTGATGCACGTGCTGCCTCTAAAAGCCTCTTTGCAGAGCTTAAAAACTCGTTTTTATTAAAAACATTGTTTACAAGGCCGTTCTGTACGTCCCACATAACAAGCATTGTGTGCTCCGGGTTTATTATCTCCTCCATGGTTTCATATATTTTTTTGCTTCCTAAAAGTTTCATGACGTGATATTTTATTAACATATATTTTTTTTATGTTTAAATGTTTAAGAAATATTATTCGATAGATTATTATTTAACCTTTTTATAAACAATAATGAATATCCCTGGTTTATTATTAAATCCGTTAAAAAATGTATCTGTAAGCTATGCATGGTATAATAAACAGAATGGCATAATAAAATGGACATTTATGAATCCAAATAATAAGGAGATCTCATTTATTCTTTTACGCGGAATAAATTACAATAACAATGTAAGCGACGTTTATCCATTTGGCAATGCATTTTATCCAGTATACTATGAGAACTTTGGGGTTGAATTTGCATTAAGACCTGTGCCATTAAAAAATACGGGCATTGAGAGCAACTCACCACCGCTGGCTGTTTTTGAGAATCCTGATGATACAAAATTCGTGGCCTTTCTGTTCACACTCGCACCTGGAGAAACATATGAGATGCTTGAGGGTGGCTGGACTGGTATAGAGCCTGGTGGAATAAGCACTGTAACAGCCCATTACATCTCAACAGGAAGATTCTCGATAAAATTTAATACAGATCAATGCTCGCTTTACAACAGCGAGGCAAATGAAAACTACCCGTGCCCTGAAAATCCATTAAATGTAAGATCTTCTTTGATGTCATTAAGAAAGATTGTAAAACCACTGTTCAATGATGATATTACACCAGTGAATCCTGATAACCTGTCATTGAACCAGTTAATATGGTATATTCTTGAACAGCTATAAAAAAAATAATTAGCAATAATTATATACATTAATATGCCCGTTGATTTTGGTATTTATCATCATTCATCCAGGGAGGAATCCGAGAAACTTAGAAATATATCAAAAATTATGTTCATTGAGGCATTTAAAAAGCTTGGATACAATGGTGATGAGGATATAAATATACTTGATGCGGGTGCGGGCTCAGGCTTTGTTACATATGTCACGGCATCGTACTTTAAAAATGCAGAGATAACAGATCTTGATAATTTTTCCGGATCATTAATTGATAACAGCATTGAAAGGCTTGAAAACAATTTAAGGGAGCTTGGCATTTACAATAGAATAAATATAATAAATGATGATCTTTTAAATATGAAAATCAAGAATAATTTTGACCTTGTTGTTTCAAACCTTGTGCTTCATAATCTTGGAAGGAGAAGGTTCATAGCATATAAAAATATAAAAATGGCATTGAGGTGCACCGGCCATTTTATAAATGCGGACGGCTTTATAAGAAAGAACATTTTTGTCGAGCCATTAAAAAAGGATGTTTCAAGGATATCTGATATCTTTGATGTTGAATTTGCCATGGAGCCCTCGGATCAGAAAAAAAATGCTCCGTGGCGCTACATACTTGTTTGCATGAGGCCCATCTGCTGATCTTACAAAGTTTCGGCTTTTGATCTTCCTGGAATATATAAGGAATTTTAAGTTTTAATTAAAGAAAAATAATAATTCAAGGTAATGCTTTTTATAAATTTAATTATAAATTAAAAATATTAATAATTTATATAAAATCGTTTTCAAGAAATATTTTTAAATTATCCATCATATTTAATAAAAATTAAATATGATCTTGCAATTCGAAAATAATATGGACGAGGATCTAGAGAAAATAAAAAGGGCAAGGCTCAATGAGATAATGAATGAGCTCCAAAACAGGATAAAAACACTAAACGAATCAAATTTCGGGACATTTGTTTCAGAGGGCGTCTCTGTTATAGACTTCTGGGCTCCATGGTGTGCACCATGCCATATACTATCACCATTAATAGAGGATCTTGCAGAAAAATATACGAAGGTAAAATTTGGCAAGGTAAACGGTGATGAGAACATGAGACTCTTGTATCAGTATAATATAACAGGACTGCCTACTGTTCTATTCTTCAAGAACGGTATGCTTGCAGACAGGTCAGTTGGTGTGGTTCCGGAGAATGTTTTAGAGGAGAAGTTAAAATGGCTGCTTTGAAACTGCTTCTTGGAATAAATGGTTTTAGCTATGGGTACTTTATGCGCTGCACGATGCCTGCAACGGTCAATCTTTTCAACACACACCCAAGGGGTGTTGTTTATAATGAAAACTGTCATGATATAAAAAGCGTCTGGAGAAGAATCATGCATTACAATGATGGTTTTGATATTCCAGATAAAATAAAAAACAGGCTCTCAATTATAAACATACCAATAGATAATCCAACAATTGGTGATTACTCATCATATTTTAATGAGGATTACAACGTTGAAATAAGAAATGTCTTCAATAAAATAAATAATGCGGAAACAGATTATACAATAGCATCAGTAAACTCATTGAATATACCGGGAGGCACCGATGTAAAATGCGATATCTATTCAATGATAGATAACTATCTATATGAAATTATAAATAAGTTCAACGATTTTATCATATTCTCACCATACGGCGATGTAATTGGAGATAAAATTGAGCCATACGGTGTTTACATATCAACAAGGCCAAGGCCAAACCCACATAAAACAATAAAAATTGATGAGATAATGGATATATTTTTAAATATTTAATCTATCTTGTTAAAACGTTTAATATTCCCTTTGCTATTAATTTTTCTTTTTCAGATATCTCTGATGCATCCATCTTTTTATTGTTTAAAAGGTTTCCATATGCAAGATGAACTGATAGTGCCTTAACGTTCTTTAATCCGGCAATGAGGTAAAGTCCGGCGCCTTCTAGTTCCAGTGCCATATGATTGTCTTTTGCCATCTTTTCTATGAATTCCCTTGAATGTGTGAAAAGTGCATCGCTTGTAAAGACCCTGCCCTTAAATGTCTTTATGCCAAGAGATTCAAGCTCGTTGACCGTATTTAACATAAGATCGTAATCCGGTATCAGTGAATATGAGTATTCATCATTTAGGTACTGCCTGAATGTTCCGCCAAAATTGTATGAGTAGCCCTGCGGTATAACAACGGAGCCTGGCTCTATTTCCTCCCTTATTGCATTGCACGAGCCGAACCTTATTATACGTCTTGCACCAAGGGATATTAGATCATCTGTTATTAATGATATCGATGGAATGCCTATGCCGTGAAAGACCGTGGTTACCTTTTTATTATTGTATTCTCCCTGGTATGATGTATACCCTGCAAATTCAGATACCTTTTCCAGATTGCCAAGAAAGCTGTTAACGGTTCTCTGCCTTTCCAGATTGCCAACGATTATTACATTCTCGCTAACACTTTTTGCTGTTATTATTGCCATGATAAATAATTGAATCATAAAAAAATAATTTTATGAAAACATTAAAGCTACAGCAAAAATTAAAATATTCGCGTGATATTTACATATGAATATTGTTTATCAGCGTGTAATTTCAATGAATAAAATTAATGCATTATAATTTTAAATAATGCCTTTTATAGATCTCAATTATTGAATCATATACAATTAATGATGAATAATACCCTGGATCTGTTAACCTTCCGGCGTATCTAATATCCATGTTAAAATTGTCTATGAATACGTTTACAGTGTCCGTTGATGTTCCTGGAGACCTCAGACCGGTCTTTTTATCCATGATATTTAGATCGTTCATTGCCTGTGCCTTTGCCTCAGTTATTGACTGCATCAGGTTTATTGCCGCGGCATCCGATAGCGGCATATCTGTTATAACCGCAATGTTTACAGTTCCGTAAAAGTTGTTTCTGTTACCAATGGATAATGCATTTTCAAATCCTGCAGTTATTACTGATTCCATTTTATATTTATCAATATTAATGCTTTTGATTACTCTTTGCGATACGGGCACGGCTGTTAATGTTACAACAGTACCATTTAAATCAATTTTATTTCTTATTAGAAATTCCATTATTTCCAATGAAGGATCATCATTGTAATTTAAATTAACTGTTCTGTTTATATATCTCAGTGATGTGCCAACACCGCCGTTAAATGGTGCGGAGCTGAACTTTCTCACAGGCCTTTTAAAATCTATGATGTAATAATCATTATATTCTTTTATCATAAATGATAATGATGCCATGGTATTAAACTGTGAAACTTTTAATATAAAAATTATATCTTCAATTGATGGAAAAGGGCATAAGCAGGAATGAATACAATGTATTAAATTTTATAAAGAACGGTTCATGGGTAAGTGAATCCAGTATAAAGATAAATAACATGGACGATAGAATGATTGCAAGCGCGGTATCATATCTTGAATCAAAGGGTTACATAGATGTTAAAAGATCATTAAAAAAATATTATTATATAACAGATGAGGGGAAAAAGTACCTGGAAAACGGACTTCCAGAGGAAATTGCCATTAAAATATTAAAAGAAAGGAAATCAATAGCCCTGGATGAATTAAAAGAATTAATTAGTGATTATAAGATAGCAATTTCAAACCTTGCAAGATATGGTATAAAACCGAATAACGGTCTTTTAAATTATAATGATGCCGCACTGGAAAAGATAAAAATGATTAGATCATGCCTTGAGAATCCCCAGGAATGTGATATGGAAACCTTATCATTACTAAAAAGAAGGTCGCTTTTAAGGGAGAAAAATTACAATGAGAGAATAATAAAAATAAATGATGCCGGATTAAAAATACTTAATGAGTTCAATCCTGATATTTATATCGATAAATTAACAACATCAATGCTTGTCAACAATTCATGGAAGAATGTAAGGTTAAGGCCATTTGATTTGAATCCTGATGCGGGCCTGCGTGGCTCCGGCCTGCACCCGTTAACATATTTAACTGAGAGGATAAGATCTATATTCTTTGACCTTGGCTTTACTGAGATGCACGGGCACTTTGTTGAATACACTGCATGGAACATGGACATGCTGTTTATACCGCAGGATCATCCTGCAAGGGATCTTCAGGACACATTTTATGCCT
Coding sequences within it:
- a CDS encoding cysteine hydrolase, which translates into the protein MKLLGSKKIYETMEEIINPEHTMLVMWDVQNGLVNNVFNKNEFLSSAKRLLEAARASGMKVLYTKITPLPKEYMSPAMISSYMMRFHVDDPEKLPVFMAPGSSEAEIYDELRPKENDYVLNKHTASIFIGTIFDNMLKAAKIETIIFAGIATEIGVESSARDAGNLGYYTIVASDACSSSSRDGHEAALKSLSSVVMVSTVDDIIKNLKY
- a CDS encoding class I SAM-dependent methyltransferase; amino-acid sequence: MPVDFGIYHHSSREESEKLRNISKIMFIEAFKKLGYNGDEDINILDAGAGSGFVTYVTASYFKNAEITDLDNFSGSLIDNSIERLENNLRELGIYNRINIINDDLLNMKIKNNFDLVVSNLVLHNLGRRRFIAYKNIKMALRCTGHFINADGFIRKNIFVEPLKKDVSRISDIFDVEFAMEPSDQKKNAPWRYILVCMRPIC
- a CDS encoding thioredoxin family protein, which gives rise to MDEDLEKIKRARLNEIMNELQNRIKTLNESNFGTFVSEGVSVIDFWAPWCAPCHILSPLIEDLAEKYTKVKFGKVNGDENMRLLYQYNITGLPTVLFFKNGMLADRSVGVVPENVLEEKLKWLL
- a CDS encoding phosphorylase family protein: MAIITAKSVSENVIIVGNLERQRTVNSFLGNLEKVSEFAGYTSYQGEYNNKKVTTVFHGIGIPSISLITDDLISLGARRIIRFGSCNAIREEIEPGSVVIPQGYSYNFGGTFRQYLNDEYSYSLIPDYDLMLNTVNELESLGIKTFKGRVFTSDALFTHSREFIEKMAKDNHMALELEGAGLYLIAGLKNVKALSVHLAYGNLLNNKKMDASEISEKEKLIAKGILNVLTR
- a CDS encoding adenosylcobinamide amidohydrolase, whose protein sequence is MASLSFMIKEYNDYYIIDFKRPVRKFSSAPFNGGVGTSLRYINRTVNLNYNDDPSLEIMEFLIRNKIDLNGTVVTLTAVPVSQRVIKSINIDKYKMESVITAGFENALSIGNRNNFYGTVNIAVITDMPLSDAAAINLMQSITEAKAQAMNDLNIMDKKTGLRSPGTSTDTVNVFIDNFNMDIRYAGRLTDPGYYSSLIVYDSIIEIYKRHYLKL
- the pheS gene encoding phenylalanine--tRNA ligase subunit alpha, which encodes MEKGISRNEYNVLNFIKNGSWVSESSIKINNMDDRMIASAVSYLESKGYIDVKRSLKKYYYITDEGKKYLENGLPEEIAIKILKERKSIALDELKELISDYKIAISNLARYGIKPNNGLLNYNDAALEKIKMIRSCLENPQECDMETLSLLKRRSLLREKNYNERIIKINDAGLKILNEFNPDIYIDKLTTSMLVNNSWKNVRLRPFDLNPDAGLRGSGLHPLTYLTERIRSIFFDLGFTEMHGHFVEYTAWNMDMLFIPQDHPARDLQDTFYASTDFDYKMENPEIIEIAKSVHEHGINKYPGWGYKFDENESKKLVLRTHTTVNTIRYLYNNRKSPQYIFSIEKVFRHESVDWKHLAEFHQIEGAVYSKDASLSTLKWFMREFYRRLGFDDIKLIPSYYPYTEPSMDVIVKVNGREIELGGSGIFRPEVTKPLGLKYPVFAFGLGLERLAILYYKLNDVRDIYNSDSEWLRSYKINL